The Flavobacterium marginilacus genome window below encodes:
- a CDS encoding glycoside hydrolase family 43 protein translates to MKNFKSLIALSILIFAGSFALAQKAKFPKEKEMGAYLMVYFKDDTHGLYMALSKDGYSFTDVNNAKPIIAGDTIAEQKGIRDPYIYRAPDGMFYLALTDLHIYGQKEGYRTTEWERDGKQYGWGNNRGLVLMKSPDLIHWSHTVLRVDQAFPELADIGCAWAPELIYDEKENKTMIYFTMRFGTQKNKVYYSYMNKDFTKIETLPKSIFEYPEDKEYIDADITKAGGKYHMLIASHNGGSHIEQAISDSINSGYQLNPQRVDGEKVGCEAPNVYKLIGQNKWMLIYDIYRINPHNFGFSETSDFVNFKSLGHFNEGVMKSTNFSVPKHPSVIQITKKEAQKLAKNWNCDIKF, encoded by the coding sequence ATGAAAAATTTCAAATCCCTGATTGCTTTGAGCATTCTGATTTTTGCCGGCAGTTTTGCATTGGCACAAAAAGCCAAATTCCCTAAAGAAAAAGAGATGGGAGCTTACCTGATGGTTTATTTTAAAGATGATACTCACGGCTTGTACATGGCTTTGAGCAAAGACGGCTACAGTTTTACCGATGTAAACAATGCCAAGCCAATAATAGCCGGCGATACAATAGCTGAGCAAAAAGGAATACGCGACCCATACATATACCGCGCACCCGACGGAATGTTTTATCTGGCTCTCACCGATCTTCATATTTACGGACAAAAAGAGGGTTACCGAACTACCGAATGGGAACGTGACGGCAAGCAGTACGGCTGGGGTAACAACCGCGGACTCGTTTTAATGAAATCACCAGATTTGATACATTGGTCACATACTGTCCTCCGGGTAGATCAGGCATTCCCGGAATTGGCAGACATTGGCTGTGCTTGGGCTCCTGAACTTATTTATGACGAAAAAGAAAACAAAACCATGATTTACTTTACCATGCGTTTTGGCACTCAAAAAAACAAAGTCTATTATTCGTATATGAACAAGGATTTTACCAAAATAGAAACCCTGCCAAAAAGCATTTTCGAATATCCTGAAGACAAAGAATACATAGATGCCGACATTACAAAAGCAGGCGGTAAATACCACATGCTTATTGCTTCTCATAATGGAGGTTCCCATATAGAGCAGGCCATTTCAGACTCTATTAATAGTGGATACCAATTAAATCCACAGCGTGTCGACGGCGAAAAAGTAGGATGCGAAGCTCCAAACGTTTACAAGCTTATCGGCCAGAATAAATGGATGCTGATTTATGACATCTACCGCATCAATCCGCACAATTTCGGGTTTAGCGAGACTTCTGATTTTGTGAATTTCAAAAGCTTGGGTCACTTCAATGAAGGAGTAATGAAATCGACTAATTTTTCGGTGCCAAAGCATCCTTCTGTTATTCAGATCACAAAAAAAGAAGCGCAAAAACTGGCTAAAAACTGGAACTGTGACATAAAATTTTAA